A genomic region of Photobacterium swingsii contains the following coding sequences:
- a CDS encoding LysE family translocator produces the protein MIDFSILPVYLTAVVALLLIPGPDMLLIASSSLSYGRKVGVFASLGNATSGVLLTLLAAMGVSALIAMNPIALEVLRVMGGAYLLKMGWDCMRTTPSDAPELEAQSGIAKTLYRRAVISNLLNPKALIFFVLFLPQFVSPQSTATSGEQMLVLGLLLNVLGLLFNLFLVTTVGSLGKTLLKNEKFRTNQHKFMGLIFFILAIWLLASQVPTPTL, from the coding sequence ATGATTGATTTTTCTATACTGCCTGTTTATTTAACTGCGGTGGTCGCTTTATTGCTGATCCCTGGCCCAGATATGTTACTCATTGCGAGCTCTAGTCTGAGCTACGGTCGAAAAGTAGGTGTATTTGCCAGCTTAGGTAATGCAACCTCAGGGGTGTTACTCACGCTATTGGCGGCAATGGGCGTATCAGCACTGATTGCGATGAACCCGATTGCGCTTGAAGTCCTTCGTGTGATGGGCGGTGCTTATTTATTAAAGATGGGCTGGGATTGCATGCGCACAACCCCATCAGATGCACCTGAATTAGAAGCTCAATCTGGTATAGCCAAAACCTTATATCGTCGTGCCGTGATCAGTAATTTACTGAACCCTAAAGCGCTTATTTTCTTTGTGCTATTTTTACCTCAATTTGTATCGCCCCAATCAACAGCAACGTCAGGCGAGCAAATGTTGGTGCTAGGCTTGCTCCTAAACGTATTGGGCTTACTGTTTAACTTATTCTTAGTCACCACAGTGGGTAGCCTAGGTAAAACATTATTGAAGAATGAAAAGTTCCGCACTAACCAGCACAAGTTTATGGGGCTTATCTTTTTCATCTTGGCTATTTGGCTTTTGGCCTCACAAGTGCCGACGCCTACGCTGTAA
- the treC gene encoding alpha,alpha-phosphotrehalase: protein MMTEQYEWWRTATIYQIYPKSFCDSGAKGTGDINGIISKLDYIKTLGVDAIWLTPVYESPMVDNGYDIADYYRINPDFGTMANFNELLSQAHQRGIRIIMDIVVNHTSTEHAWFKSALGDKTSPYRDYYIWRDPVEGAEPTNWQSKFGGNAWALDEQTGQYYLHLFAKEQADLNWENPKVRQEVKDVISFWAEKGVDGFRLDVINLISKQQDFVNDDIGDGRRFYTDGPRVHEYLQEISKAVFQKYGSVTVGEMSSTTLEHCQQYSARNGKELSMVFNFHHLKADYQNGEKWTKAPFDFLQLKSIFNHWQQGLHANGWGALFWCNHDQPRVVSRLGNDEEYRELSAKMLATSIHMMQGTPYVYQGEEIGMTNPKYASIDQYRDVESTNMYNIMVNEQGVSEADMLAILAQKSRDNSRTPMQWDASAHAGFTQGTPWLEVASNYPHLNAEQAVAESDSVFHYYRKLIALRKELDVITTGDYTDLMPEHAQLFCYKRQSASQTLVCINNYYGESVECEIPPEIKVAEGTYILGNYTDLAEAECAQKPEQKLVLRPYECRVVCIDHSK, encoded by the coding sequence ATGATGACAGAGCAATATGAATGGTGGCGTACCGCAACTATTTATCAAATTTACCCAAAGAGTTTTTGTGATAGTGGTGCTAAGGGTACTGGCGATATCAACGGGATTATTTCTAAACTTGATTACATAAAAACACTCGGTGTTGATGCAATTTGGTTAACACCTGTGTATGAATCACCAATGGTTGATAACGGTTATGATATTGCCGATTATTACCGAATTAACCCAGACTTTGGCACCATGGCTAACTTTAATGAGTTGCTAAGCCAAGCGCATCAGCGTGGTATCCGTATTATCATGGATATTGTGGTTAACCATACGTCGACTGAACATGCATGGTTCAAATCAGCATTGGGTGATAAGACGAGTCCATACCGTGATTATTATATCTGGCGCGATCCTGTTGAGGGTGCAGAGCCGACGAACTGGCAATCAAAGTTTGGTGGTAATGCATGGGCACTCGATGAGCAAACTGGTCAATACTATTTGCACCTGTTTGCGAAAGAACAAGCCGATTTGAATTGGGAAAACCCAAAAGTTCGCCAAGAAGTGAAAGACGTGATCAGTTTTTGGGCTGAAAAAGGCGTCGATGGTTTCCGCTTAGATGTGATCAACCTGATTTCTAAGCAGCAAGATTTTGTGAATGATGATATAGGTGATGGGCGACGCTTCTATACCGATGGCCCACGTGTGCACGAATACCTGCAAGAAATCAGTAAAGCGGTGTTTCAGAAATACGGCTCAGTGACTGTGGGTGAAATGTCTTCGACTACGTTAGAGCATTGCCAACAATACTCTGCACGCAATGGTAAAGAGCTGTCGATGGTGTTTAATTTCCACCACCTAAAAGCGGATTATCAAAACGGTGAAAAATGGACGAAAGCGCCATTTGATTTCTTACAGTTAAAATCGATTTTTAATCATTGGCAGCAAGGTTTGCATGCTAATGGCTGGGGCGCATTGTTTTGGTGTAACCATGATCAGCCACGTGTTGTGAGCCGCTTGGGTAATGATGAGGAATACCGCGAACTGTCTGCCAAGATGTTAGCCACCTCGATTCACATGATGCAAGGCACACCGTATGTCTATCAAGGAGAAGAAATTGGGATGACCAATCCTAAGTATGCTTCGATTGATCAGTACCGTGATGTTGAAAGTACCAATATGTATAACATCATGGTGAATGAACAAGGTGTCAGTGAAGCGGATATGTTGGCTATTTTGGCGCAAAAATCCCGTGATAACTCACGTACCCCGATGCAATGGGATGCCAGTGCGCACGCAGGTTTTACCCAAGGTACGCCTTGGCTTGAGGTTGCCAGTAATTATCCACACTTGAACGCAGAACAAGCAGTCGCAGAATCTGATTCTGTTTTTCATTATTACCGTAAGTTGATCGCATTGCGTAAAGAACTTGATGTGATCACGACGGGTGACTATACCGATTTGATGCCTGAGCATGCGCAGCTGTTTTGTTATAAACGCCAGTCAGCGAGTCAAACCTTGGTGTGTATTAATAACTACTATGGTGAATCGGTAGAGTGCGAAATACCGCCTGAGATTAAGGTAGCGGAAGGGACGTATATCTTAGGTAACTACACAGATTTAGCTGAAGCTGAATGTGCTCAGAAGCCAGAACAAAAGCTAGTACTTCGCCCTTATGAGTGCCGTGTTGTTTGTATTGATCACTCAAAGTAA
- the treB gene encoding PTS trehalose transporter subunit IIBC, whose product MSKIDRQHIEQLIKHIGGSENIAGVSHCLTRLRFVLQDNDKADVKAIESIPMVKGCFTNAGQFQVVIGTEVDAVYKQLNEMIGQAGVSKDEAKVAARQNMSLLERSISHLAEIFVPLLPAIITGGLILGFRNVIGDIKMFDGQTLTEISQFWATVHSFLWLIGEAIFFFLPVGVCWSTVKKLGGTPILGIVLGVTLVSPQLMNAYLIGKEVPEVWDFGLFVIEKVGYQAQVIPAMLAGIALALIETNLKRIIPSYLYLVIVPFVSIITAVILAHAFIGPFGRMLGDAVGVAAKAAMTGDFAVIGSMIFGFLYAPLVITGIHHTTNAVDLQLMQDMGGTPIWPLIALSNIAQASAVVGIIWISKKHNEREISVPAAISAYLGVTEPAMYGINLKYKFPMLSAMIGSALAAAICGSAGVMANGIGVGGLPGILSIQPQYWMTFAIAMLVATVVPIVLTLVLYKRAQAKGEIESSPQPA is encoded by the coding sequence ATGAGTAAGATAGACAGGCAGCATATTGAGCAACTCATCAAACATATTGGCGGAAGCGAAAATATCGCGGGTGTTAGCCATTGCTTAACGCGCTTGCGCTTTGTATTGCAAGATAATGATAAAGCAGATGTGAAAGCCATTGAAAGCATTCCTATGGTGAAAGGTTGCTTTACTAACGCAGGTCAATTTCAAGTTGTGATTGGTACTGAGGTTGACGCCGTTTATAAACAATTAAACGAAATGATAGGCCAAGCGGGCGTGAGTAAAGACGAAGCCAAAGTCGCAGCCCGTCAGAACATGAGTTTGCTAGAGCGTAGCATTTCTCACTTAGCGGAGATTTTTGTACCATTACTGCCTGCGATTATTACGGGTGGTTTGATCCTTGGATTCCGCAATGTCATCGGCGATATTAAAATGTTCGATGGCCAAACCTTAACTGAGATCAGTCAGTTTTGGGCGACAGTACACTCATTCTTATGGCTAATTGGTGAAGCCATCTTCTTCTTCCTGCCTGTCGGCGTTTGTTGGTCTACCGTGAAAAAACTCGGAGGTACGCCAATTCTCGGGATAGTGCTGGGGGTGACGCTGGTGTCACCTCAGTTGATGAATGCCTATTTGATCGGTAAAGAAGTGCCCGAGGTATGGGACTTTGGTTTGTTTGTTATCGAAAAAGTCGGCTACCAAGCACAGGTTATTCCAGCCATGCTAGCGGGTATAGCGCTTGCACTGATTGAGACCAACCTTAAGCGTATTATTCCTTCTTATTTGTACTTAGTGATAGTGCCGTTTGTCTCTATCATTACTGCTGTGATTTTAGCGCATGCCTTTATTGGTCCATTTGGTCGCATGCTCGGTGATGCGGTAGGTGTTGCGGCTAAAGCAGCGATGACAGGTGATTTTGCGGTCATTGGCTCAATGATTTTTGGCTTCTTATATGCACCGCTAGTGATTACGGGCATTCACCACACCACCAATGCTGTGGATCTGCAATTAATGCAAGACATGGGGGGGACACCAATTTGGCCGCTTATCGCCTTGTCTAATATCGCTCAAGCTTCTGCGGTTGTCGGTATTATTTGGATTAGTAAAAAGCACAACGAACGTGAAATTTCAGTACCCGCTGCTATTTCTGCCTATCTCGGTGTGACTGAACCTGCCATGTACGGTATTAACCTGAAATACAAATTCCCAATGTTGAGCGCCATGATTGGTTCAGCATTAGCGGCAGCAATTTGTGGTAGTGCGGGAGTGATGGCAAATGGTATTGGCGTAGGTGGCCTTCCGGGGATTCTTTCTATCCAACCGCAATACTGGATGACATTCGCTATCGCCATGCTCGTTGCGACAGTCGTACCTATTGTCCTTACGCTGGTGTTATATAAACGCGCACAAGCTAAAGGGGAAATCGAGTCTTCACCTCAACCCGCTTAA
- the treR gene encoding trehalose operon repressor TreR: MTKKLTILDIAKLAGVGKSTVSRVLTNDPKVKESTRINVEKVIRESGFVPSKSAQAMRGGSAKVVGIILSRLDSPSENKAVSGILDVIYAAGYDAVIMESQFCVQKTNEHLDVLKKRNVDGVIVFGFTGFDVQAIETWQHRAVVIAVDTDAVSSVGYDNVGVIELAMAKLQQLGKQHIGFVGVDPSDKTTGLMRLNAYINYCKASQLTPNYCHGQLSHESAYQLTDSILTDDTDAIVCASDTLALGVAKRLQECNRSDVIVSGVGTNELLSFIFPNTFSIDPGYFNAGKSSANLLIKQLLGEHAITHLTQEAHL; the protein is encoded by the coding sequence ATGACTAAAAAACTCACCATTCTTGATATTGCGAAACTCGCGGGGGTCGGTAAATCGACGGTTTCTCGTGTGCTGACTAATGATCCTAAAGTGAAAGAAAGTACCCGTATTAACGTTGAGAAAGTGATCCGAGAGTCTGGTTTTGTGCCCTCTAAATCTGCTCAGGCAATGCGCGGTGGTAGTGCAAAAGTGGTGGGTATTATTTTATCGCGATTAGACTCGCCATCGGAAAATAAAGCAGTGAGCGGGATTTTAGACGTTATCTATGCTGCTGGTTATGATGCTGTCATCATGGAGAGCCAGTTTTGCGTTCAGAAAACCAATGAACACCTTGATGTATTAAAAAAGCGTAATGTCGATGGGGTGATAGTATTTGGTTTTACAGGTTTTGATGTTCAAGCGATTGAAACATGGCAACATAGAGCCGTTGTTATTGCAGTTGATACCGATGCGGTTTCGTCCGTTGGTTATGACAATGTGGGTGTGATCGAGTTGGCAATGGCGAAACTCCAGCAACTTGGTAAGCAACATATAGGTTTTGTTGGTGTCGATCCCAGTGATAAAACCACGGGTTTAATGCGCTTAAATGCTTATATTAACTACTGTAAAGCGAGTCAGCTAACCCCTAATTATTGTCATGGACAGCTAAGCCATGAAAGTGCCTATCAACTTACCGATTCGATTCTTACCGATGACACCGATGCTATTGTTTGTGCCAGTGATACGTTAGCGCTTGGGGTTGCGAAGCGCTTGCAGGAATGCAACCGTAGCGATGTTATAGTGTCGGGAGTTGGCACGAACGAATTACTGTCCTTTATTTTTCCCAATACCTTCTCAATTGATCCTGGCTATTTCAATGCGGGTAAGTCATCTGCTAACTTGTTGATTAAGCAACTTTTAGGCGAGCATGCTATTACCCATCTGACACAAGAAGCGCATTTGTAA